The following proteins are encoded in a genomic region of Streptococcus equi subsp. equi:
- the metN_1 gene encoding ABC transporter ATP-binding protein encodes MAIEVLNVTKKFGSKKIFTDLNLTFEAGKSYALIGGSGSGKSTLLNIIGRLEKIDSGKVLVDEQDIWKTKERTFFKTIIGYVFQNYSLIENKTVYDNLRLINKDKK; translated from the coding sequence ATGGCAATTGAAGTTTTGAATGTTACCAAAAAATTCGGCTCAAAAAAGATATTCACAGATTTAAATTTAACGTTTGAAGCTGGAAAAAGCTACGCATTGATTGGAGGCTCTGGTTCAGGTAAAAGTACACTACTTAATATCATAGGAAGACTAGAAAAAATTGACAGTGGAAAGGTTTTAGTTGATGAGCAGGATATTTGGAAGACAAAAGAAAGAACTTTCTTTAAAACTATTATTGGGTATGTATTCCAGAATTATTCTTTAATAGAAAACAAAACAGTATATGATAATTTGAGACTCATCAATAAAGATAAAAAATAA
- the macB_5 gene encoding ABC transporter ATP-binding protein, which translates to MLMKPRKIILADEPTGALDSEIGKEIINLLLSETAENKYVIIATHDPAVYNKVDVIIDLKDIGSEI; encoded by the coding sequence ATGTTAATGAAGCCACGTAAAATTATTTTAGCGGATGAACCTACAGGAGCTTTGGATAGTGAGATTGGAAAAGAAATCATTAATTTATTATTGAGTGAAACAGCCGAAAATAAATATGTTATTATAGCAACACATGATCCAGCTGTATATAATAAGGTTGATGTTATCATTGATTTGAAAGATATAGGGAGTGAGATATGA
- the supH gene encoding haloacid dehalogenase, which yields MVKLIATDMDGTFLREDGTYDKERLAALLPKLREKGILFTVSSGRSLLAIDHLFEPFLDDIAIIAENGSVVQYKRDILFADVMTKQQCHDIVEKILANPYYNQSGILFSGQKAAYVLKGATEDYIQKMHYYYENVQLIDCLQDIVDDTVFKASTTFTGETVLAGSDWLNQELSYASAVTTGFDSIDIILKEVHKGFGMDQLCQHLGILPEKTIAFGDNLNDYQMLSFAGQAIATENARPEIKAISDQVIGHCNDSAVLTYLEGLV from the coding sequence ATGGTTAAATTGATAGCAACAGATATGGACGGAACCTTTTTAAGAGAGGACGGAACTTATGACAAGGAGCGCTTGGCAGCTCTGTTGCCTAAGCTAAGAGAAAAAGGGATTCTCTTTACAGTTTCTAGTGGGCGTTCGCTTTTAGCCATTGATCACTTGTTTGAGCCTTTTTTAGATGACATTGCCATTATCGCTGAGAATGGGTCTGTGGTGCAATACAAGAGGGACATTCTTTTTGCTGATGTCATGACCAAGCAGCAGTGTCATGACATTGTAGAGAAAATTCTTGCCAATCCTTATTACAATCAGTCTGGGATCCTCTTTTCAGGGCAAAAGGCAGCCTATGTGCTCAAAGGAGCTACGGAGGATTATATCCAAAAAATGCATTATTATTATGAAAATGTTCAGCTTATTGATTGTCTGCAGGATATTGTTGATGACACTGTTTTTAAAGCCTCAACGACCTTTACAGGAGAAACAGTCTTAGCTGGCAGTGACTGGCTAAATCAGGAGCTGTCCTATGCTTCTGCGGTGACGACTGGCTTTGATTCGATTGATATTATCCTAAAAGAGGTTCATAAGGGCTTTGGCATGGATCAGCTGTGTCAGCACCTAGGCATTTTACCGGAAAAGACCATTGCCTTTGGCGATAATCTAAATGATTATCAAATGCTGTCCTTTGCAGGGCAGGCTATTGCTACTGAAAATGCAAGGCCTGAAATCAAAGCGATTTCTGATCAGGTTATTGGTCATTGTAATGACTCAGCAGTGTTAACTTATTTGGAGGGATTGGTGTAA
- a CDS encoding membrane protein, with protein sequence MKLKLCIVGFFFCLIAAIGLVSINDTQKPIPLPIDGAFSIQGKSNLSNEEVYQTISDLSKEKKVTIYKPVVQNSGQLTYIKFDNTNHEQLKSAPITGMYYTLGKLDSNSLKPLTSTGLQVIYLAYPWQIGGMIQFTGPLRLLLMISIYLTLLVVLFVVRARQIKEGVIRRSLGLPVHDLRRDYFMSFTFELVMAALLMISYSSFLGSGFFTYSSKLFFSMLLTNLIIFQIIDIITFVLFWLTIKVEKPIEIIKNKAKNSLIFIVWLAVISIIIVVSGVFLRETKASQSKINMQIKHLKPWSAVKDWKRPEFLGIENESVTNGEEANDSGAKYVEIAKALKKLDFIYIKSSSAYVPEYMAASDVTEDFSKQLKSDGITHPEVNKELVYINQTGAKVQNKVNGTNYQSLDNKIATIYIPHKFKENKASIENTVVAEQFTGTNYTKDDLTVQVIPDGQEFFYFNENGSSVPENKDNLPLESVTDSKDNIVVVLDTDKMIENNDFILASNIIYNSLFSSEAIKKINDLSASLNFSINPVEVYQTVKLNIQSLEHQIFLSKILQIIICGIVFLLIYQYAQMFVALKQNDYVKKSF encoded by the coding sequence GCATTGTTGGATTCTTCTTTTGTTTAATTGCTGCCATTGGTCTGGTTAGTATTAATGATACTCAAAAACCAATACCTTTACCAATTGATGGTGCCTTCTCCATTCAAGGGAAAAGCAATCTTTCTAATGAAGAAGTGTATCAAACGATTAGTGACCTATCAAAAGAGAAAAAAGTTACCATTTACAAACCGGTAGTTCAAAATTCGGGGCAGTTGACTTATATCAAGTTTGATAATACTAATCATGAACAATTAAAGTCTGCACCAATCACAGGGATGTATTATACCCTAGGGAAATTAGATTCAAATAGTTTAAAACCGCTCACATCTACAGGTCTTCAAGTCATATATCTGGCTTACCCTTGGCAGATAGGGGGAATGATACAATTTACTGGTCCGTTGAGATTATTGCTAATGATTTCAATTTACTTAACCTTATTAGTTGTTCTATTTGTTGTTAGAGCGAGACAGATTAAAGAAGGAGTGATAAGACGTTCTTTAGGATTACCTGTACACGACCTAAGAAGAGATTATTTCATGTCATTTACTTTTGAACTGGTTATGGCCGCTTTATTGATGATTTCTTATAGTTCTTTTTTGGGTAGTGGTTTTTTCACCTACAGTTCCAAGTTATTTTTTTCTATGCTTTTAACTAATTTGATCATATTTCAAATCATTGACATCATCACCTTTGTTCTATTTTGGCTAACTATTAAGGTTGAAAAACCTATTGAAATTATAAAAAATAAGGCCAAAAATAGCCTCATTTTTATCGTATGGCTTGCGGTTATTTCTATCATAATAGTTGTTTCAGGAGTCTTTTTACGGGAAACAAAGGCTAGTCAATCAAAGATAAACATGCAGATAAAGCATTTAAAACCATGGAGTGCAGTAAAAGATTGGAAAAGACCAGAGTTTTTGGGTATTGAAAATGAATCTGTTACTAATGGAGAAGAAGCAAATGACTCAGGAGCTAAGTACGTAGAGATTGCTAAAGCCTTAAAAAAACTGGATTTTATATATATCAAATCATCTTCAGCCTATGTTCCAGAATATATGGCAGCTTCTGATGTTACAGAAGATTTTTCTAAGCAATTAAAAAGTGATGGAATAACGCATCCAGAAGTTAATAAGGAACTGGTTTATATTAATCAAACAGGTGCTAAGGTACAAAATAAAGTTAATGGAACGAACTATCAATCATTAGATAATAAAATAGCAACCATCTATATTCCTCATAAATTTAAAGAGAATAAGGCATCAATCGAGAATACAGTTGTAGCAGAACAATTTACTGGTACAAACTATACAAAAGATGACCTTACGGTGCAAGTCATTCCTGATGGGCAAGAATTTTTCTATTTCAATGAAAATGGTAGTAGTGTTCCTGAAAATAAAGATAATCTACCTTTGGAAAGTGTGACAGATAGTAAGGATAATATAGTCGTTGTGCTAGATACTGATAAAATGATAGAAAATAACGATTTTATTTTGGCAAGTAATATAATATATAACTCACTTTTTAGTTCGGAAGCAATTAAGAAAATCAACGATTTGAGTGCTAGTTTGAATTTTTCAATCAATCCAGTCGAGGTTTACCAAACTGTAAAACTTAATATTCAATCCTTAGAGCATCAAATTTTCCTTTCAAAAATACTGCAAATAATTATTTGTGGAATCGTATTTCTACTCATTTATCAGTATGCTCAAATGTTTGTTGCCTTAAAACAGAATGACTATGTTAAAAAATCATTTTAG
- a CDS encoding exported protein gives MKKKAYMTLILLIGILAIFLVGKQVIKKENPNKPTVDLTVYTISSSDTQKWNKVRQLETEEAIYLIRVKEAASSEEIFSNIIADGAAMGFGVSEEDVKQFNNHLENTIEDSKNNKLIEMEFFDFSNNNKGFVVANFDYGKKEFNAQKKEKKALYKKLYEAFKEKNHQSR, from the coding sequence ATGAAAAAGAAAGCTTATATGACGTTGATATTATTAATTGGAATACTCGCAATTTTCTTAGTGGGAAAACAAGTAATAAAAAAAGAAAATCCCAATAAACCTACGGTAGATTTAACAGTCTATACGATCTCTTCTAGTGATACCCAAAAATGGAATAAAGTAAGACAATTAGAAACAGAAGAAGCCATATACCTAATAAGGGTAAAAGAAGCAGCATCTTCAGAAGAAATATTTTCAAACATCATTGCAGACGGAGCTGCTATGGGTTTTGGAGTTAGTGAAGAAGATGTTAAACAATTCAACAATCATTTAGAGAATACTATAGAAGATTCTAAGAATAACAAATTAATCGAAATGGAATTTTTTGATTTTTCTAACAATAACAAGGGGTTTGTGGTAGCAAATTTTGATTACGGTAAAAAAGAGTTTAATGCTCAGAAAAAAGAAAAGAAAGCGTTATATAAAAAACTATATGAAGCTTTTAAGGAGAAAAATCATCAGTCTAGATAG
- the yidA_4 gene encoding haloacid dehalogenase — translation MTRIKLLALDLDGTLYNTEKIVSDENKKALAAAKEKGVKVVITTGRPLKAIGNLLEELDLLGEENYSITFNGGLVQRNTGHILDKSALSLAEVYDIHQQLAAVGLPTDVISDGTVYSLSGNDGRRSQYHLASPLLNFVSLKSFAELPKDITYNKIVTVTDPKVLDQQLARLPKTIFEDFEAFKSRDIIFEIMPKGIHKAFGLDLLCQHLGLEAKHVMAMGDEANDFSMLQWAGLGVAMANAVDQAKEVADAVTTLTNDQSGVAEAIWKYILNEEG, via the coding sequence ATGACGCGTATAAAGCTTTTAGCTCTAGATTTAGATGGGACTCTCTATAATACCGAAAAAATCGTTAGTGATGAGAACAAAAAAGCTCTAGCAGCAGCTAAGGAAAAAGGAGTTAAGGTTGTTATCACAACCGGACGTCCTCTTAAGGCTATCGGAAATTTGCTTGAGGAGCTGGATTTGCTAGGTGAAGAGAACTATAGCATTACCTTTAATGGCGGTCTGGTTCAACGAAATACTGGTCATATTTTAGATAAAAGCGCTCTAAGCCTTGCTGAGGTTTATGACATTCATCAGCAGTTGGCAGCGGTTGGCTTACCTACTGATGTTATCAGTGATGGTACTGTTTATAGTCTATCAGGCAATGATGGCAGACGCTCTCAGTATCACTTGGCAAGTCCCTTGCTGAACTTTGTTAGCCTTAAATCATTTGCTGAGCTGCCAAAGGACATCACATACAATAAAATTGTTACGGTGACGGATCCAAAGGTCTTGGATCAGCAGCTTGCAAGGCTTCCAAAGACTATCTTTGAGGATTTTGAGGCCTTTAAATCACGAGACATCATCTTTGAGATTATGCCTAAGGGGATTCATAAGGCATTTGGTTTGGACCTGCTTTGTCAGCACTTGGGCTTGGAGGCCAAGCATGTCATGGCGATGGGAGATGAGGCCAATGACTTTAGCATGCTACAATGGGCAGGTCTTGGTGTGGCTATGGCCAATGCGGTTGATCAGGCTAAGGAAGTGGCAGATGCAGTGACTACCCTAACCAATGACCAATCAGGTGTGGCTGAGGCTATTTGGAAATATATTTTAAATGAGGAAGGCTAA